The following are encoded in a window of Spea bombifrons isolate aSpeBom1 chromosome 2, aSpeBom1.2.pri, whole genome shotgun sequence genomic DNA:
- the NSRP1 gene encoding nuclear speckle splicing regulatory protein 1, which translates to MAASGKQYGLIMPKKLPQKNAFLPRHSAFADDSDEETSVGETLQKESLKKRVMKQTKLEIQKALEEDSSVYDYDKVYDDLQKKKEESAAKLLAGKDRKPKYIQNILKAVEVRKKEQEKRMEKKIQKEREMEGEEFQDKDAFVTSAYKKKLQEKAEEEERDKHQAEIEASLDVTKQKDLSGFYRHLLNQAVGEEETPECSLRDTGVKQEKPRGYSDELHQEKSSSLSRQPSDLKVEENIDADSDLSSESSEEDDLPDTKKAATRSKSDQDEMKHDSSKAHKRNRHSSSSSDEREKDYEEKRRPKESRDIGRAEKDKYYDREYEEKYEHEEESSGDRHRRREEQEYRPRGRERKDYDPRNKDSRREKEQRYSDIEGSRKESKREKNWGHSENESNKESRREKDWRCSDKDRQKNDKDEHEKERSRKRKEEVEPERRRENADKERHRSKETGDKSYKDKKTKDTREKTPPLSEKHDSKRKAQEEEKEREPQTEMSSVSSKFAKRSNTETVLSARDRYLARQMERVGTKVYVEKEED; encoded by the exons ACATCGGTGGGCGAGACCCTGCAGAAAGAATCCTTGAAGAAACGTGTCATGAAACAG ACCAAGCTGGAGATCCAGAAAGCCCTTGAGGAGGATTCCTCTGTGTATGACTACGACAAAGTATATGATGATctgcagaagaagaaagaagagagtgcTGCCAAGCTGCTGGCTGGGAAGGACAGAAAG CCCAAGTACATCCAGAACATATTAAAGGCAGTGGAAGTGAGAAAGAAGGAGCAGGAGAAgagaatggagaaaaaaatccagaaagaACGAGAAATGGAAGGAGAAGAGTTTCAGGACAAGGATGCTTTTGTCACATctgcctacaaaaaaaaattacaagaaaaggcTGAAGAGGAAGAGAGGGACAAACATCAGGCTGAAATTGAGG CATCTCTGGATGTGACAAAGCAAAAGGACCTGAGTGGCTTCTATAGGCATTTATTAAACCAGGCTGTGGGGGAGGAGGAGACCCCCGAATGCAGCTTACGGGATACTGG GGTAAAGCAAGAAAAGCCAAGGGGATATTCAGATGAACTCCACCAAGAAAAAAGCTCTAGTTTATCAAGGCAACCAAGCGATTTGAAGGTAGAAGAAAACATAGATGCAGACAGTGATTTGAGCAGTGAGTCTAGTGAGGAAGATGACCTCCCGGACACAAAGAAAGCAGCCACCAGAAGCAAGTCGGATCAAGACGAAATGAAACATGACAGCTCAAAGGCTCACAAAAGAAACAGACACTCCAGTTCTTCCAGTGATGAAAGAGAAAAGGATTATGAGGAAAAGAGAAGACCGAAAGAGTCACGTGATATAGGCCGAGCAGAGAAGGACAAGTATTATGATCGGGAATATGAGGAAAAGTATGAACACGAAGAAGAAAGCAGCGGAGATCGGCACAGGAGAAGAGAGGAGCAAGAATACAGGCCGAGAGGTAGAGAAAGAAAAGATTATGATCCCCGTAACAAAGATTCtaggagagagaaagaacagCGGTATTCAGATATTGAAGGTAGTAGAAAAGAGtccaaaagagagaaaaattGGGGGCATTCAGAAAATGAAAGCAACAAAGAGTCCAGGAGAGAGAAGGATTGGAGATGTTCTGACAAAGACAGGCAAAAGAATGACAAAGATGAACACGAAAAGGAGCGAAGCAGGAAACGCAAAGAAGAGGTGGAACctgagaggaggagagaaaatgCAGATAAAGAAAGACACAGAAGTAAAGAAACAGGAGACAAATCATACAAAGACAAGAAAACCAAAGACACGAGGGAGAAAACTCCACCACTGTCTGAGAAACACGACTCCAAGCGCAAGGCtcaagaagaggaaaaagaaagagaaccACAAACAGAGATGTCCTCTGTGAGCAGCAAGTTTGCGAAACGCAGTAATACAGAGACTGTATTATCAGCCAGGGACCGTTACCTGGCAAGGCAAATGGAGCGAGTGGGCACCAAGGTTTACGTGGAGAAAGAAGAGGACTAA